Within Lepus europaeus isolate LE1 chromosome 8, mLepTim1.pri, whole genome shotgun sequence, the genomic segment TCTAATAAACTGGTATTGAACATGTGAAGTTTCAGAATCTTACTGTGTTCCATGGAAAAATCGTTCGTCTGCCACTTAAGTAAACAGAGGGGACAGCAATTCCAAGAGGACAATCAGGATCAAGTCTTTACTGTgtgctttttaagaaaaatagggAAATAGAAAGCAGACTTTGCCTGTTGACCATGGAAGCTAGGCCTATtaatgctctcaattagttttttgttcctttttcctttttcatgtcaTCACAGTAGAACTAAAGTAGACGAGAGCTTTCTGCTCTTTCTATATCTCCCCATAAGTTGGGTGTGTCATCTCCACATTTCCTCACTTCACCCCAGGGCCTATGATGCTGGGCACTTCTTGTCCCCAGCATCGCCATTGCCTCCCACTTTCATAGAACTTTTTATCCAGAGCTTCTACTTCTTGATCTTTGATCTAGGCAAaggttattatttcttttttttttcttagattttttttcttttctttctttttttgacaggcagagtggacagtgagagagagagacagagagaaaggtcttcctttttgccgttggttcaccctccaatggctactgtggccggcgcaccgcgctgatccgaagccaggagccaggtgcttttcctggtctcccatgcaggtgcagggcccaagcacttgggccatcctccactgccctcccgggctacagcagagagctgaactggaagaagggcaaccgggacagaatccggcgccccaaccgggactagaaccccgtgtgccagcactgcaggcggaggattagcctattgagccgcggtgccagcctcttagttttttttttttttttttttttttttttttgacaggtagagtttacagacattgagagagagacagagagaaaggtcttccttccattggttcactctccaaatggccacaatggccggagctgtgccgatccgaagccaggagctaggagtttcttcctggtctcccatgtgggtgcagggcccaggcacctgggccatcttctactgctttcccaggccacagcattgagctggactggaagaggagcaactgagactagaacccggtgcccatatgaatgccagcgccgcaggcggaggattaacctagtgtgccacagcaccggccccaggttaTTAATTTCTATCTTGGGATCACTGTCATTTTCTTAATTACTCATCAAATCCAACTTCAACGTTCACATGGTTTCCTTGTTACAGGTTCTGTCCCATTGTGTCCTATACTCCACCTATCATTTTGCCATAAAATATATTATACCAAAATTAGGAAAGTCTGGTCAAGTTACTTTTCTTCTTGTCATCTATATCCATTCCTTGCATCAGAATTCTTTAGTTAGAGGTAAAAATTAATGTTCCCATATTTTATACTAGAACCCAATGCCATCTCCTGCCCCTTCACTATACTCCTATATTTTTGTCACAATGGATTTTTCATCAGGCCCTTTGTAAAAACATTCCAACAGCTTTACTGGAGtgtaattaatatatttgaaaatccgCATATATTTAATGTATCCAATTTGATAAGTCCagacatctatctatctatctatctatctatctatctatgatcCCACCACCACATCAAGGTATTGAATATTTCCTTCACCACCAAAACTGTCCTTATGTCCCTTTGTGGTGTTGTGTTGTGTTACGGTGTGGTAAGACCATTTAACATGAAGTCTGCCCTCTTAACAAATGTTTAAGCACTTCATGCTGTATTATTAACTGTAGGCACTCTattggacagaagatctctagaATTTCTTCATCTTCTATGACTGTTACTGTACACTTACTGCATAATTCCTCACTGCTCCTTACCCCTGTCTGTGGCAAACACCATTCAGTTTTCTGTTTCAATTAGTTTGACTATTTCAGGTACCTCATATCAGTAGAACCATATTGCACCCTTGTACAATattggtaggaatataaaattCTACAGCTAATATAGGCAGCAGTATCTATCATATCCCACTTCTGGTTATATATGCAAAAGAAGCGAAATCAGAATCTGAGCGCACATATGCACTCCCACGTTCACTGCAGCACTAGCTGCACGATCAGGCCCCGCGTTGTCATGCTGTTGCTATCAACGGGCTCTTCCCTGCAACACTGTCTGAAAAATCACTAcgcattttctttttatgtatttatttattatttttgaaaggcagagtggacagtgagagagagagacagagagaaaggtccccccaatggccgctgtggccggcgcgcgtggcctgcgtgctgcggccagcgcaccacgctgatccgaagccaggagccaggtgcttctcctggtctcccacgccggtgcagggctcaagcacttgggccatcctccactgccttcccgggccacagcagagagctggactggaagaggggcaaccgggacaggatctggcgccccgactgggactagaacctggtgtgccggcgccacaggcggaggattagccaagtgagccgcggcaccagcctaaaaaaatcacaattcattttctaaACTTGCTTTAACTGTCCACATCCAGGGAAAAGCTTCTGAAACTCCTGgataatttttgtcatttttcaatCATTAGTGCCAGTAGTTGGTCTATATCATGCATCTTTTTTGTTTACTAGTAATGAGTTTTATCCAGCTTTGATTCCAGAATCATCATCCTTCCATAAAGGCTGATTTTCATGAAATCATAACTATTGGATGACTAACTCCCAATAATCATCAAAGTCTTAGAAATTCTgtaaacatatacacacaaatgcacacacaccatTTTCTGCCCAGAAACTCAATATACAAAATATTCGAAAGCAAAACTTTTGAGGCAAGACAGAGTAGCACAAGTGCACTGATGAGGCATGGGGGGATGGGAGGGTACAATCCTGAAACCTTTGCTCTGCCCCCTTTACACACACAAAGGCCCTAATGGCCCCTTAGTACTTAAAGTGAATCAACCATAGACTACAAACCACGGTGAATTCCCAGTTACTGTACGAATAGCAGAAACCCCGAGACCAAGCCTGCGTAATAAAAGTGTGTAAGTCCACCTAGAAAGAAGTCAGCTTTCTTAAAGTATCGTTTAGTAAGAAATGTTATGCATCTGATTTTGCCATTTAAACGTCACAATTTTGAATATAATAAAACAGTAGCTGACCCTGGTTAGAATATATAAAGTACAAGGAGAGTTCtgaaaatttggggaaaaaaatggaattaaaagctaagtttatcttcttagaactgttcctacggaaatacatgaaatctaatctctttatataaacataaaaaataaaaaatttttgaaatttctgcATAGCTTTTTTATCATACACGTTTTTCATGAGCTATCAGCAGACCTCTCGTACACATACATGGATCACGTAGTTTTTTGCACAAAAGTAAACTTGGcttgcaattttattttctgtgaatgCTTTTCAGTATCCTTGTATCTACACAGATTAACACATGACTTtatgaagacaaaagagacatCAGCTGAAAATTATTAATCCCACACTATGGTATGAGAACGATAATGTGTTTTATTATTCAATCGGGGCTGAAGATATGCAACAAACAATGCAGAATATATGCATTTGAGACAGTAGTTACTTTAGCTGGAGAAGTTCCTCTGTATTTAGGACATAGACAAGGGAAATAGCTGACCAGTGTTGATAGAGGGATTGACTTTCGGCTGAGCAAAGATTCTCCATATGTCACAAAACTACAAGTAATATTGACACCATTGGCTGCCGTGGCTCAGCTGACACTTCTCATTAACCCTTACACACTTAACATCTTGTGTGCTGATGATCTAAACCTTGGATTGCGGTAAAATCAAAGTTCCTGCTTCTAATCCTGGTTGAGGATCAGAGTCTCCACATAGAAAGAGCCTAAGTGTTTCTATTATCAAATAAATGTGCTCAAGGGTTTCTAGGCACTGCCTAGATTtgggaatttcttcttttttaatgtaaaaaatttttttaatttaatttttaattagattttaacaGGCTCAATGGGAtatgtagatataattctaagaacataatgatatcccatcctccctcccaccctctttctttctccctttttttagGTTTTgccataacatttaaaaattatattacagtTAAAAGGTTTAATCTATCACCAAATAAGAAGGTTAactagtaaaaagcaaaaagatcctattttagtgggaatatagacaatagctgtaaacaataattgaatggaaaaatgacccaTGATACAGGCtacatttatatttatctgagactcagtttttctttcttccctagcACACTTTTCACTCAAAAGGTGATCATGAGGTGCTATTTTCAGTAAAATTAGTCATCCTTGAAATTACCAtggcgccagtgctgtggcatagcagattgaagccctggtctgcactgctggcatcccatatgggtgctggttcaagtcctggttgctccacttccgatccagctctctactgggcctgacaaagcagtagaaaattgcccgaatccttgggcccctcacccatgtgggagacctagaagaagctcctggctgctggcttcagattggcccagagccagccattgtggccattttgggagtgaatcagtgtatggaagacctctctctctctttgtctctgcctgtctgtaactctgcctttcaaataaataaataaatcttaaaaaaaaaaattaccatgacTTTATAGGTGTCTACtgcctatatatttttaaagctttatttatttatttgaaaggcagagttacatagagagagaaggagaggcagagagagagagagagagagagaggtttatccactggttcactccccaattggtggaaatggccggagctgtgcctatccgaagctaggagccaggagcttcttccgggtgtcccatgcaggtgcaggccaaaggacttgggccatcctctactgttttcccaggccatagcagagagctggattggaagaggagcagctggctctcgaattggtgcccatatgggatgtcggcactgcaggtggcagctttacccgctatgccacagcacgagcCCCAACTGCCTATGTTTAACACTGGACTGGGGCTTAACATCTCTTAAAATGCTAGAACCCCTAAAAAATCTCAATCTTACATGATTCCGTAGTTTGGacttaaaattcttttgaagaataaaaaagacaTTCAATGTGCTACTCACACTTTACATGGAGCTGAAACCTTGTTGACTATATTCATCAATGTACCTTTACTCCCATTCTCCCAGCCTAAGAGTGACCAACAGGCAAtgcatattttgcttatttttattgaatCATTTATTTCTCCCTCTAACTTGTTATTTCGAGCATTGTTAGCCCTACAAAGAAATCATCAGAATGGTTGAACGAATGCCTTCCTGCCCTTCACCCTTGCCCTTCACCTGGCTTCACCAACTGTTTTCTGCATTTGCTTTATCTCTGCAAAGGAGATACTTTAATGCAGTTTAGCAACAGCTCACTTAGGCAAGCAGCCTTGAGGTCATTGACCCAGTAGGGATTAAGGCAAAGGTGAATTGAGCAAACATTGTCCGGAGCACTGTGTGGCAATCAGCATGCACCCACATTTGGCAATGAGTTGATGAGCAGGGAGGCCTCTGCCCGTGGACTGAGCGTTTCTCATCTCAGCCTCAGCAGGTTCTTCTGAATTTTCTGGCTTCTGTGGTCTTGAATCGTTGCTTCTTACCAGGTGAGAAATAAAAGCTATAATGTTCAGGTcttgtttattaattaatttactgcTTCTTCCCAAGTGGAAACTCCCCACTATAGCACTCTGTGTTGTTGACAGGCCAATTagttaaaacaagaaagaaatataaaatatttaaccaCTACATCAATAAATTTGATAATATAACATCTTATAACTTGTAAAAGTGTACATTCATTCTTGCCTGTGAaacatttgcaaaaattaatCTGTACTTGTCCACAAAAAGAATGCAAAAATTCCAATATAAAAGAGGGACAAAATAGTTAAACTAAAATAACTTATAAAATGCTTGGAAATTAGGAGTGAGCATTTACCCCAGTAGCTCTGCCCTTGTTCCATGGCAGAATGCCTTGGTTCAAGGAGGTTTAAGAACAGGAAAAAGTTTATACATATATCcacaaaaaccttttttaaaagacccatttatctatttgaaaggcagagttacagagagagggagaaacagagcagtcttccatccgctggttcactccccatatggctgaaacagctggagctgggctgatcagaagcctggaatcaggagcttttcccaggtctcccacatgggtgcaggggcccaagcacttgggccgttttccactgcattcccaggccatagcagagagctggataggaagtgcagcaaccaggacttgaactggcactcattcaCAATCTCTTTTACTCTCTGAGAACGGTTCTGTCCCTACATAATGTGTTGTTCTGTTAAAGGAAATGTTTACCAGTCCCAACTCAAATCTATGGAGGCctctgtgtgagtgtatgtgggGTGAGGATGGAGGTACCACCGGAGCTCTGGTGTCTCAAAGAAACGACATAAGGCTAAAGAGGTTCTTATCCAATTACCCAGAGATTTGGAAATGCATCACTTACTTGCATCAAGGATTTTTAGTTCTACCCTCATTCTCTTCTTGGGAGAAAGGATGCAGTTATGTTGGGATAGAAGCTATACAAGTAAGGGTGATGAACTTATTTGCTTGGGCTATTTGCATACTTATTCAAAGGCCAATGGCAAGCAGTTCCTACTAGAAAAGAACACAACTTGAAAAATGGAGGTAGGAGCTGAGGCCAACATGATTAAAGTttattctacttatttgaaagggaaagagggagagagacagagagagagagaagagagatagagagaagagagagggagagaaggagagggagggggagagagggagagagaagagagggagagagagagagagagatggggagagaaagagagggagagagatgggggaaagagagagagggagagagaggagagggaaagagagagaagggagagagagggagagatggagagggagggggagagagaagagagagagagagagagtgagagtcccCATCagttgttttactccccaaatgttcacaacagctgactggccaggctgaagccagaggctaggaactcagtctgggtctcctgtgtgattggcagagacccaagtattcaAGCCACTgtgtgctgcctctcagagtgaacataaacaagaagctggaatcatgaggagagccaggacttgaacccaggccctctgacatgttatgcaggtgtcccaagcagcatcctaaccattGTGTCAAACGCCCACCCCACTTTAGATCTTCAGTGCATTTCTCTTATATTTTGGAAAGGCATTGGTTAGAACCCGAAATGTAAGTGTGTATCATGGTCTCCAGTGGAAGATTTAGGATAGATTTCCATTTTAATAGGAAAAAGAATGCTTTCCCTGCCTTTCTGGGTTTGCTTTCTACCAGAAGACATGAGCACACTTTGTGGATTCAACAGAGGCCAGGCAATGTTCAACGGGGTGAGTTTTAACATAAAATGTTGGTTGAAACTATTCAAGTCTAATGAATGCAATAACTTTGTACTTGGTCTCGGTCCTGTGACATTGGGAGCTATGGAAAGAGCAGTTTTCTCAGCAGTACCCTGCAGGGTTGCAAAGAGgagcctccctctgcctccccttcctgaTGGAGTGAACCAAAGTCCCTTGGCATATCCTTATAAAAATGTTAAGGCCCATGGAActatttaaagattaaaaaactcATGTAACTTTATTTTGGAAAGCACTAATATATCTCAGTTACATTTAGCTACAGTACAAAGAATGATAAAATAGCACCTGGGAGTTTTTTAGTTGGCTGTGAAGAATCTTGACTCATCTTCCTTATTTTCCCTCCACTTTGCTCAACAAACAAAAGAACCGAGCGCTCCTGCTCCCGCCAGTTCAGTCTATGGGGTCCTCAGAGGTCTGATTTTCATGCGAACAGCCCTGAGGGAGTAGTCTGCCCCTCGGAACGGGACCCACACCACTCCGTTCTCAATCTCGTAAGGACTGTTGTTCCTCGGGTCATAGGGGCCCCCAGGGTAGTAGATGCCATTGAGATTGGCTGCTTGGCAGTTGTTGTACCACCAGCCTCCTCCATAGACTTCTGCACAGTTCTCTTCCCAGTGGTCTGCATCCCTGTCAAAGGTGCTGAACTGCATGTTGTTGTGAGACGTGTACTCTGCTCCTTCCTCCACGGAGCCTTCAATCAGAGCATCCCCGGCGGTGCCCTCGTAGGAGGAGACCTGCAGGGCATAGCCTTCTGCCTCGGAGCCCACCCGAAAGTGATATTCTGCATAAGCGCCTCTCCCAGCCCAGTCTTCTAATTCCACCCTAAGAACGGAGCCCCTCAGCGTTAGGAGATGGAGCCGATCGTTGCCTAGCCAGAATTCTCCTTCCCCCTTGTCATTCAGGCTGCCGAAACCTCTCTTGTAGTCTTGCCAGGTCCGGTTAAAATTCAGTGATCCATCCATTCTTTGCTGGATCAAAAGCCATCCTCCCAAACTGGTCTCTTGATCgcaataaacagaaaaaatctTACTGGATCCCGGTAGCTTGATATTGAAAATACCACTTTGGGCACCTGAAGGATGTGTTTGGAGGACATCATCacagtctaaaaaaaaaattaagctggtTGGAAGAAGTTACTCTCATTTAACTTCACAAAGATAGGCATGGCGCAGATTAAAGAGGACAAATACtactcccctccctcctttccttccttccttcctgattttCTTCCATCCCCCTGTGGGGGAAAGGATGCATTTACATTGGGATAGGATTTTGTGCAAGTGAGGAGCAGACACCTTCAAAATCTAAGATTATTTTCCCCAAATAGATTTGGAATTTTACTTGCGGATACTGACGAACAGCAAGTGATCAGAGAAAGTGACTAAGCATCACTTAATACTAATACAACTTGTTATTTACCTATCTAAATGTCAGCTGAGACATGCAGTGAAAGTATGGTTAATCTATCAGACAGCAATTCCAACAGCACGCATTTTGAGTGGTGAAAGAATCTGGTTAGACAAACTCAAATCGAGTTGTAGAAGAActcattcatttcatttcacaTGTATTTATTGAGGGATGACTGTCTGCACTGTTAGGCATTTGGGAATACAGAGATGAAGAGAGTTGACAAAGTCCCTGCCCCCATGGAACTTACAGTCTAACATGAAAAATAGactccccccaaaaaagagtGCAATTTCAATAAAGCGGAATAGAGGGCTAAGAAAGAAGTACAGGGTGCCGTGGGAGCCTTTTGCAGATATAATTAACTTAGTCTAGGGGGTCAGAGAATGCTTCCCCAAAGGAGAAGTGTGGATACCTCTGGAAGGGCGCACTTTAGCATGGGTTCTCCTGCTGGTATAGGTGTGTCTGAGTTCCTGGTCGGCTTCCCCTCCAGCCTCATCTGCCATTTTGTAGCCTTTGCTCTCGACGGTGGAGCCTCCTCTGTTGAACGCTGTGTGGCTGGTGACTATCTTTCTATGCGTTGTGGTCTTGCCACTGGAAGGGACGCTCATGTGGTGAGAACTGGCTCCCCCTGCTTCTGTGAAGAAGTCCGATTCAGAGCCCATAGCCTGGCTCTTACTGCCAAACTCTTTGAAAGATGGTGAAAGTAAACCTGGGAATGTTGATGCTTTCCCCGTGGAGGAAGTGTCAAAGAACGATGCTTCGCCAGGGTGCCTAAAGGAGAAATCATCCAGGCTGCCCCTGGACATGAAAGAGTGCATCGAGTCTAGATCGGGTGCCTCGGGGCACTCAGAGCCGTCTTCAGAGTGCACCACTTCTTTGACCACTTCTTTGTGGCCGTCGGGACCTATCACAGTCTTGGTGACGATTTTGGAGCAAGAACGACGCACGGTGGACGTGCTACTGCTGCTACCAGACGCGGCCCTCTCGTTACTAATCAGCAGTTCTTTGTCTCCTTTAGAAGTGACCAGTTTTTCCGTGTGGAACTCCTTCTTTGTCCCTGGACCCACATTTCCTGAAATCTCTTCAAATGTACCCCAGTCTGGGTGGGTAGGCCTGGGGCTTCCATGGCCTGAGCTATCTGGTCTGATACTTCCGGGTCCAGAGCTGCCAGGGTTTCTAGTGCCAACATTTGCAGACCCAAAGCTTCCAGAAGTCCAATGACTAGTACTCGATCCAGAGCTCCCAGCAGTCCAGGGTCCTTCGCTTCCATGTCCAGGGCTCCTGTGGCTTCCTGTCTCTGATCCTGTTCCGAAAGATGCAGAGTCTCCTCGGGCAGTCTCACCTCTCCCAGACTTCTCTACCACCATTTTCATCTGCTTCATTTCTGTTAACGCCTTCCACTCTGGATGGGCCTTCTGCAGCTGGCTCCTGTATTCCCCAGGAACTAAGTCTGCCACTGGGGTCATTTTTATCGTCGGTAAATATTGCCTATCTGGCGGGGGGAGTAAGTCTTTGGCAATGACCTGTTCAAGTTGCTTCTGCTGATCTTCGTAGTCCTTTAGATTGACCTCATGAGACAAAACCCTATTACAAGACCCTTGGCACGACCTGATCTTGATGTCAATGTCCAcctagagagacagggagaaagagaaggaagacaagagacatataaatacatgaaatctgttacaTTCCAGGTAGTTAATGTAGTTTTTGGAAACTGGTTGCATTTCTTTGACTTGGAGACCTACTGATCAATATTCTTGGTTTTCCACTGACATTAAAAGTTGGATGTGGTAAGGCCATTATTCACAATGGGAGCTACTCAGATTCATCTTAGACTCAGGATGGAtttagagaaaggtcttactaCCTCTGAAAGGAAATGCTAATTAATGGATTCTCCAAGAGACTGGAATCCTGTCGACAGGCATCAAACGTCTGCTTTTTCAAATTTACTATCTATGCACCCTTGGAAAATTTACTTAAAATCTCTGAACTTTTTCCTTCATCTGTAGAGTGGGGGAAAGAATTCCTACTTTTACACAGAAAATGGACAAAGCACTTTTCTCTGCAGACAGTACACTCAAGGCATGACTATCACCTTCCTTTTCTCTGCTGTTCACAAGCACATTGGCTGGTGGAGCCACGCACTCACCTCTAGGCGTTTCATGTCTATCAGCTGAGCTCTGACGTTGTTCTGCAGAAGCTTGATGTGCTGCACTTTCTCTATGACTTTGCGCTGCAGGACCTCGATCCTGCTTCTGAGTTCTTCGGACACTTGGTTATACGTGGTGTCATAGTCTGCAACAGAAAACACAAGTATGGAAGCCCCTGCTGAGTGACACTTGTAACAGCCATCAGGAAGAGGAAATTTGCTTGAAAGCATCCCATCTTATTTGTTCATAGTTTGTTCGTTGGACATGTTATCAGCGAGTTTCTAACCTTTTAGGCATTTGATATTTCGATTATGTTATGTCCCACAGTCATGGATGGATGTCAGTTAAGACTTCTTCCTTGTAATCAGTAATCCAAATGAATTCAGGAGAAATTTCTTTGGCATTTTAGAGGCGTAATGATGAGATAAACTGAAGAATTTGAAAACATTCCAATTGTTTCATCATATCTTGATCAAGGGACTAGAATATATTGTTGGATTTTCTTACTAAAGAGTTTTCCTTCCTGCTTACAGATTTGAAATTGTTTCTAAGCTTTTTGGGGTCAACAGGATCTCTCACTTGCCAGTTAGTGCTGTGCCACTGATACTAAATTAGTCAAGTGTCTCTTGAAAATTTAAAGAATCAAAGCACTTTGGGAAGTGAGACCCCACTAGCCTCACTGCCCATAACCAGAGTAGATGCAGTGTTTCCTGGACCTAATATGTGTCCCATGGGAAAAGGCATGGcatatttctgcatttcaaattttaaaatctacagaATTAGTTCAGTGGAGTTTAAGGATTGAACCTCTAGCTTTGTGTCTTTGAGCAAGTACACTGACCTCTGAGTTACGTCTCTGTaagatagaaacaaaaatacCTACTCAAAAGCTCTGACCCATGTTTCTTTCAGTATATGCTGTTGAATAGAACACATTTAGGTCCTTGGCATTGATCTGAAGTTCTGGCCTTCTCTGTGCCCTTAAAAAAGCTAGGGTAACCTGCTTTACTCGATAACCATAACAAATCAGGGTTAAAATCCAAGGTTATCATGGAGGAACATTTGGGATAAAATCATAGCAGCTATCAGCAGACATACTTATTTAGGCTTGTTGTTGTTGCCACAAAGTCAAACCACTAAATATGTGACACTTACTGTTGGCTGCGGCCAAGTTTCCTCTCAAATATTCCATTATATTTGTGACCACAGAGCTAGAATCCTTATTGTTCTTCTGATAATCAAATAGTGAATTTCTAAGTTTATTCATTCTGTCTGTGAAATCTTGATTCATTTCATCAATCAGCCCTTTCATCCTGCAGCCGGAAGGGCATTTTTGGTTctgaaagtgaagaggaaaaatGACAGTAAGGGCCTATCACTTGGATGCAGGACAACTT encodes:
- the FGA gene encoding fibrinogen alpha chain → MFSMKILCLVLCAVGTVWTVDPGESTFIDEGATGRGPRVVDKPRSSCKETEWPFCADDDWNQKCPSGCRMKGLIDEMNQDFTDRMNKLRNSLFDYQKNNKDSSSVVTNIMEYLRGNLAAANNYDTTYNQVSEELRSRIEVLQRKVIEKVQHIKLLQNNVRAQLIDMKRLEVDIDIKIRSCQGSCNRVLSHEVNLKDYEDQQKQLEQVIAKDLLPPPDRQYLPTIKMTPVADLVPGEYRSQLQKAHPEWKALTEMKQMKMVVEKSGRGETARGDSASFGTGSETGSHRSPGHGSEGPWTAGSSGSSTSHWTSGSFGSANVGTRNPGSSGPGSIRPDSSGHGSPRPTHPDWGTFEEISGNVGPGTKKEFHTEKLVTSKGDKELLISNERAASGSSSSTSTVRRSCSKIVTKTVIGPDGHKEVVKEVVHSEDGSECPEAPDLDSMHSFMSRGSLDDFSFRHPGEASFFDTSSTGKASTFPGLLSPSFKEFGSKSQAMGSESDFFTEAGGASSHHMSVPSSGKTTTHRKIVTSHTAFNRGGSTVESKGYKMADEAGGEADQELRHTYTSRRTHAKVRPSRDCDDVLQTHPSGAQSGIFNIKLPGSSKIFSVYCDQETSLGGWLLIQQRMDGSLNFNRTWQDYKRGFGSLNDKGEGEFWLGNDRLHLLTLRGSVLRVELEDWAGRGAYAEYHFRVGSEAEGYALQVSSYEGTAGDALIEGSVEEGAEYTSHNNMQFSTFDRDADHWEENCAEVYGGGWWYNNCQAANLNGIYYPGGPYDPRNNSPYEIENGVVWVPFRGADYSLRAVRMKIRPLRTP